The window GTTGCGCTGCTtggcacacatgcacacacacaccccgtcTTGTCGCCACCTCAGCCATCACTCTGAATGATGTCAGTCAAATTAATTGCTGTTCCGTTCCTGTGGCACGCTTGAGGAGGTTTCACAGAGGCAAGGACAGTCCGCGGCCCAGAGAAAGCGGGCTTTAAAGGACAGCTCTGcctgcctgcatgtgtgtgtgtgtgtgtgtgtgcaagttaTCATCagtatttacacattttcacatttctgaTGAGCATAGACTTACTTTGATTGAAAAGTCTGTCCTCAGACCATATATTGAGACTTGCTGTATAATGAGAGTTGCTCGTGACTCTTTAATCACTGTCAAGCATTTATGTGATAAGCCCGAGCACCTTTTCCACACTCACACTCATCTCTTTCAGATTGTCATGGGTCGATGAAGAGTGAGCACATCCACGGAAATATTCATTAGCTTCAATAAACAGACACTGAACTCAGAATCAACTTAGGTTTTGATTTACGAGGTAGCAGGCAGATCTGAGTAAGTCTTGCACAGCAAAATCCATCACACGTCCTTGCTCCGCTCTCCCTCCTCACTTGAACTACCCTGATCTCCCTCTCGCTTCGATCAAGCACCTGAATAGATTTAGGGTGTGTAGCTTCTCTTTTAACCAGAAAGTCGTGTTCTGTGTGAAATCAGAAGTAAATGTTCACTTCCTTTTAAGACTAAAAATTCTGTCTTCATCTACCCTCCCTGAGAGCGGAGGGGTGGAAAGAGAGTGGAAGTCAACTAGGAATAGGAGTGGGGGCAAAGGTTTTCACGACAGCTCCAACCTAGACATACAAAGTGACCGAGCCCACTGAGAAGTGAAGTTTACGATCACCCTATTCAGCTGTGACTCTCGTTCAGTTGTTGGGTATTGTTTTGAGAGTTCAGTCAATTACTTGAGGACGAAAAACTACTTCAGCGCAATAACTGAAAGATGCAAAGTCGACAGTAGGGATAAAGAGGTGCCACAGTGGTGGCTTTACTTTATTATTCCAGGCTGTTCACGACTCCAGATCGGGCCTTTCACGCTGCTAATGAAGGCAATACATCACTAAACTGAGCAGAGACATGAACACCAGGGAGCGAGAGTGAAATGTTGGATGTGAGACACAGCTGGGCCCGTTAAGTTCTACCCTTTAGACTCTGGTGTTAGAAGTGCTTCAGGAAGTTTGATCTGCAGAGGGCAAAGCTGtacaacacaaacagcacacacGTGGACTCCACCGAAATGGACAGATACACATTTATTAGGCTGTGCGTTGAGATATTTCCACATCACGGCTGAAGCAGACAACTGTTTCTTCTGTTCTGAATGTAAcataacaaaatgtatttattcgtCAGGCCTCCAGAACAACTGCATATTCTGAAGAGACTGTTTTGGGCCAAGTACGAACACCTACAGCCGTCGTTTCTGTCATCAGTAGCTAATTGATGAAGCAAGTTCGaacattgaaaaataaatacagcacGTCAAATTGGAGGTAACTGTTAATGATCCTGTTCTTCATATTATGCAATGCTTCACGGACTATTCCTGGATTCTGTTTTAATAGTTTTGGCCATCATTTCTATCAGACATGAGGATATTGTACTATGCTGTTTGCTTTGTTGCAGAGCATCACAGCTGATTCAATCTGTGTACATATGACACAACCGTACACTTTCAAATTCTGTGCAGTACAAACACCAATGTTCAGTGTTACTGATACATTGGTCGTTCAAGTTCTGTGGAAATCAGTTTTGTACGAATACCACACACAAAAATGCCTTGTGATGAAGAGCAAAAAGTCCAAGTAGAATGGAGAGGAGGTTGATGGAAGTGACCGATGACTTAACCAACCACAAGACTTTTAACCGAAGACTCATGttagtgtgaaaccagaaggAAATGAGCTCGTCCTtttaagaataaaaatgttgtctttatCTACCCACCCTGAAACAAATGGAAATTTGGGGGAAATTTCAAAGTCcacaagacatttctggagcttcacagcaaaatagtGTTGcagaattattaaaaacaaataaagtagaCTTAAGTAGGATTTAAaggtcttaaaatgtaaaaaaaaaaaaaaaaaaaacaggaaaaagaaaaacataaaatgactccatacagcttgtATTGCATCTTCTCTGTAAGTCTCTGTAAGCACAGAGATGGcaatttcatttgatttgagaTTGATGATTGAAAGACAAATGACTGAGAGGAAATCACATATTAAatggatattccagtgtaaatttaatccatggagGTTAGAtaccccggactatgtgctgagaccccatttgtactgttgctgaagtttggtgctgttctgagcattatttgtggctttttggtggcggtttatatttggacccatttactgcaatgtattgtcgtcgtgcggttgtttctgaggttgataaaacttcgtaaattagcggtctgctaacttgatctctcgagagggagtgtaacacagtttcacagcgatttagaccatggattaaatttacaccggaatatccctttaagatcaTAGGTTTCAGACAAACCCTCAGTTTAGCACTGTATGGCTGATATGGAGGAGCACAAGGCCGAAAAGagctgaagaaaaataataattgcacTAACTGTTAATTCAGTTTAAGGACCGACTTCGTCGTTTACCATTTACGTCACACACTTACCCTTTTTGTCTTAAGTAGGGCTGTCACCTTCAATCTATAATTACTTGAAATCAGAATTCACAGTGCGTACATGCAGCAGGCAATGCCCTGTTCTCTTGCAACGGCCATCCATTACATGTCATGTATAACTGCTCTTTCCCCGATGTAAAATGTAGAGTCGAAGCGACCTTAAACATGAGGAAGAAGCTCACTTTCAGCTTTGCCTGCAAATAAAGTGACTTCAATAATCTGACTTCACCGTGAGCTGGGTTACAGCGGGTCTCATCGTGTGGCTGCTCATGTTTCTTGCCCTGTCTGTTTTCCATTGTGGTGACGTCAGTGTTCCCAGATGTCAGCAATTACTTTGAGTGCAACGTTTTCATAACCAATAGTAACGATAGCCAGAACTATTAAAATAAGATAAGAAATAAGATCCAGATTTATCCAAGGTTATCCTTTaataattcaattcaaagagcAAATTCAAATTGATCTTCCACAACATTAGTCGTCCAATTACAGTTCTACATCAGCCCCAAAATAAGCACAGCAATCAAAGACACCACATGTGAAGCAAAACCTTTGTTTTGGGTTTGTGCCTGTTCCTTAAAAGAGGTCATCAGCTGTTGTTTATGAAAAATACAGGACACACCAAGTGATATGAGACACTCATCCATAATACACTTCAGAGCAAGTGAAACAAATAATTCATGAGGTGTCTTTTAAGTAAATTTGGTTTAAAGTTATAATGATTCGACATTTGGATGAGATATAAATAACAACTCTGCACCGATGGCAGCAATGAGATGTGACCTGCTGTCTGACAAGctgcatttttcacttttacttcCAGGGAAAGTCGGATCGGATGTGGATGCACTTTACCGACATGTTCATCTTTGCAGAGGCAGGATTTGGTTGGATGCTTCGCTGCAGAGCACAGGATGTTAATCAGTAGCAGTATTTTTTTGGGGTGCTGTCATGTAATTTGTTGTAGTGTGCATGCTGGGCGCTGCGCTGTATTTGGAGGAGCATGTtttgacagtgtttgtgtttgtgtatgtgtgtgatggtATTGAAGAGAGCACTGTCTGACAGCATTAGGAAGCCTGCTGCCCAGTCATGGGATTATCTATCCCAGGGGCGTGTCAGCACTGCTGTGCTCCCAGCTGCCTGGCACAACAGCAAAGAGTCTTAATCTCAATCCCCAAAATCCCATCTCCTCTTTCAGGAGTTCCGTCCATTTGAAGACAGTGCAGCGACCACGGTGAGCATGGCGAGCTCACTCTGACAGTCTTCACACAGACGGGGCTGCTCAGCCCAATGCAAGCATGGGTACATACAGGGTCAGCGCATCCTTCAGTCACACTAAGAGTCAGCACAGAGAGCAGCGTCCTCGTTTGAAGTCGATCAGACCGGCCTGTACAGAAACGCTTGGACTCTTAGAATTAAGGATGAGTCAGTGCTGTTAGAGAGTCGTGAGTCATTTCTTGTTTAGACTGACTGTCTCTATGTTGTGGCCTCCTGGATACAGTCTGTGGCAGCCCAGCAGGATGGAGAAGGCCTTACGGAAATCTGCATTGAAGGCATAGATGATGGGGTTGAGGGAGGAATTAGCCCAGCCGAACCACACGAACACATCAAATGTGGTGGGGCTGATGCAGGGGAACGCCTCCCCTCCGCTTGACTGCTCGCAGAAGGGAACCATGCAGTTGAGAATGAAGAATGGGAGCCAGCAGCACACAAACACCCCCATGATCACCGAAAGGGTCTTCAGCACCTTGGTCTCCCTCTTGAACGTCATTTTGAAAGAGCTTTCGGACTCGGCGATGCTGGAGCCTCCGCCCATGCTGTTGTGTCTGTTCTTGGCACTTTCGGCCGCTCGCTCCAGCGCGGAGATCCTCCTTATTTGTCTGTGTGCGATGCGGTAGATCTGGGTGTAGGTGGCCACCATGATGGCCACAGGGATGTAGAAGCTTATGAGAGAGGTGGAGATGGCATAGGTCCTGTTTAGGCTCGAGTCACAGTTCTCTGCGCTGCGGTAAGTTGTAGCATTTAAACCTGGAGAGCCATCATGAGGGGTGTAAGGTTTAGTTTGGGCCTTGTGCCAGTTGAGCTGCACTGGTATGAAGGAGATGAGCACAGACAGCGTCCAGGCCACACTGATCATCACACAGGCCACTTTGGGTGTCATCTTTCTCTCGTAGCGAAAAGGGCTGGAGATGGCCCAGTAGCGGTCCAAGCTTATCACACAAAGGTTCAAAATGGACGCTGTGGAGCACATGATGTCAAAAGCCACCCAGGTGTCACAGAAGGAGCCGAAGGGCCAGAAGCCGGCGATCTCCGTCACTGCCTTCCACGGCATCACCAAGATGGCCACCAAGAGGTCTGACACGGCCAGCGAGATCACAAAGAAGTTGGTCACTTTGGAGCGCAGGTGTCGAAACTTTGTGACGGCGGCACAAACGAGCATGTTTCCCAGCAAGGTGGTGAGGATGAGCAGCGAAAGGAAACAGCCGGTTAGGACGCGGCTCGATTGAGCCTCCTCCAGAAACCCACTGTCGATGACAGTCGTGAAGTTCATGAGATCCATCCCggaacatgtgtttgtttaagtCATAGTGATGAGTCGGGCTACATCATATACACACGACTACAATCTGTGAGGCTCCTGCTCTCCAGGACTGTAAAAAATCCCCATCATTGCGTCCTCTGATAAATGATGCAGGGTGAGATGTTTGGGGAGAAGCCTCTCTGGGCTGGATGTTTGCCTCCCGACTTTGTAAATTAGATTTGACATCTTTGGGCAGCAGTGCCGAAGAGGTAGTGGTAACTTGATTCCTTAGGTAATGACTGTGAGCTCTTCAGTCTGCCCAGTTTGTAGGTCCCAAACTGTAATTTCAGgaatgtctctgtctgtttactaAAGTCATCAGCAGCCCTGCAGGTTAAAGACATTCATTatgttaaattattattttagatCGCCCCTGtcataaaaatgcaacattggTTAAATCATAATCTTAATTTAGGTGTTGTTATATAAAATCTGATTATACATTCTTGTGGTTGTCAGATAGCCTATCATATTGTGTATTGCCATGCCGGTGCTATGATTTGAAAACCCCACAGGCTTCAGCTGAGCGCAGGATTTTCCCGTGCGCGCCTATTTATTAAAGCATGACTAATAAAGAGTCACACCTTCCTCCGAATAAACCCAAAATGTCCTTGTTCTATATTTATCCTAATCCTCTCACTCACCTCTTACTCATAGACAGAGATGCGGTCAGCTGTGGCTTcgttttacatttcaaaataaatgtcccGTCGCCTCCGCAAGAACTTAGCAGCGTAAAGTCCATCCAGCGTCCGTGCCcgacaaaaaacacaccaaagaaacaGTCCAGTTGTGTCCTAGATGGGGTCCGCGTCGCTGACTAGTACCCGCGAATAAATAAAACGCACAGcagtcctcagtcctcctcAAATGTCACTCAGCCATCAGCGCGCTCGCTGCGTGCTCCTGCAGCCTCAGCGCGCGTCTGCGGCCAAATCCCGGAGACTGTGTGCGCTCCGGCGCTCTGACGTGGTCCCATTCAAGAGTAAGTGAAGTAGGACTGAAAGCATGTGACTGAGTCCCCTCTGGCGACCGATTCCCCCTGTGGAGTGCGGATACAGCAGGTGAACACCTGACTCGTCTTGAGTGACCTCTCGCGCAGAGTTTAGAGGTCAAAGCATCATAGTGCCCACTGAACCCACCTGTTATCAGCAGCGCCTGCTCTTAATTTGACCCAGTTAAATCTGCACTGTGGTGTGGTTTAATTCGATTAAGATGAGAGGTCATAAAACTGAATCAGGACAAAGGCCAAGCATGCAGGGCCAGCGTGTCGCTGAGGCCACCTATCGGAGAGAGACAACAGCTGCGTGTTTGagctggagggggggggggggggggtcagaaaCCCCACgtgaagcattttattttaatgaatggaatagagatttttatttttatttttttttatgaaagacAGCTCTATGCTCAGatcagacactcacacacttccCCCATGGCGTCTTCATGTGCAGACCGATGTCACCGTCTTTATCTGTGTCTGCTCTGACCGAAACATCGCGCACTGCTTGTTTAAAATCCTTGCAATATCTGTCAGCACACCCATGGTTCTTTTATTCAGTTCAAGCTGGTCTCTTGCACGCATGGCATCGTGGGATGCAGGAACAATCGTGACATGCCAGCTGTCACCTCGCAGTGATGTGAGTACTTCTGacaggaggaaaagaaacagcTTTTACCCTTTTCCATCACTAACATCCCCACTATAGGACCTTTAATACACGGGTTACAGCCACGAGACTGGTGGAAATAAGCGAATAGCACAATGAAATAAGGAATCATATAGGTTACTGTTTGTTATATGGTCAATCATATATATTTTCCATATATTCCCTTTATCATCTCTCTGTCCTGTGATCCTGCATTTAAATTGTACAACATTGAACTGACACACTGCATTTATAATACAACAAGAATAATAATAGGGAGCAATTGATTGTAACTAAACGTTGACTGAGAGACCAGATAATCGTTTTCTTGTTTTGAGATTATGTGTGCCATTTTAACTATAGTCTggtctgggtttttttttttttttttattattatcattatttaaatAAACCTTTATTTAAGAAAGCACAATTTACAAGGAGTTCTGGTAAATCAAACAGTAGCACATGTAATCAAATTTAAGTGGAAATAAGGTCACATAGAGGACATCAAACAAGGACAgtacaaataaatatatgtactgAGTAAGATTAgaattaaaagagaaaataaaataagggGACAGATGAATGCGGGTAGATCAATATAGGTAATTAGTCCTCTGAGTCCTTATGGTTTTGTTCATTTCCCTGACCCAAAGGTAAACATGGTTCCAGCTCACTGAAGTTATTGACACAGCTgtgagacggaggaggaggtgaaggaggctGCGTCATACACAGGCCTCGGACcacagtacgtgtgtgtgtgcgcgtgtttgtTTGAGAGAGACTCAAATAGTGCAGAAGTGGGCAGGGCTGTAGACTGAGTGGGAGAGCTGCTCTGCTGAGGCAAAGATGCAAGACTTCAGAGACCTTATGAGACGTGAAAAGCATGACTGTATCTATAGGAGACCACGGCGCAGCAACTTAAACTATAGCTCCTCAACTGACCTGGAACACCGGTGCATGGCTGTTCACACGAGGCCATGCTTGGTTTTGGAATGCTGGCATGCAATTATGTCCCCTGCCCTCCAGATGTGCAGGACAGATTAAGGAGAAATGCATCCGCCtgtttccttcttttctcttaTCACACTTTAACAGAGTCACTTTCTAACCTTACCACCTTATTAGAATATcaacactttttaaaatgttcttaatATAATTGTTGCCTTCATAAAGACAAAACAGGACTGAAAGAATGTAATTTAAGTGTAGCCACTGCTTTGTGTCGCCAGTACTTAAATTGTGTAGATTGAAAGGTAACGTTGAACTTTCATGTGGACTTGGGATGGTTTTTCATGGAAAATCCAAAGGATGTGTTGTTAATGCACACTCCCGAGTGCCACATGCCTTCCTTCTGTTTCCCTGCAGCACCAACAACGTGCAACACCAGCTAACCTTAGTTAACAAATTGACTCGGCTAATGTCGACATATGAGCAGCATTCACCAAGTCCAACACAAATTGCCAGAGTCAAAGCTAACATAGGAACAACAACAGGTGAAATACAGTGTGATTAGGGATGTCCtgatcagggtttttttttaccccgattcCAATCCCAGTCCTTTAATATTAAGAAAATCCCGATGTGACACTTAAcattaactaatattttcctggataatacagctgcattaagaaagcTGTGAACCctgctttattttgttgaaacatagtatatactttcatatggctctttcttagtctgcatatgctattgcaacaatGGCCCAACCACCTttcttgtgttagcaggtgagtctgtgacgctgcactgtgacagcagacccccgtgtacagccagctgaggTGTGTGcgagacgcagcccacgcttggtacctccatatcatccattgctttcttcatattcaacattttttggATCCTGCAGATCGGATTGGGACGTCCGTAATTGTGATATTAAGGTGTTAGCTGGCTAATGCTGTCTTGGACAAATGACGTAGCTAACATAGCCACAGACTGTCTTGAGTGAACTCTTCAATAAATGATGTATGggtacaaacaaacaacaatgatCAATTGCTCTCTACCAGCCAAAGTGATGCAAAGCAGGGGCAGCCATCTAACTACCTTTAACCTAGTTCAACTAGCTATATGTAACTTTGCTATGCACTGGATTTAGTGTTGGTTGATTGATAACATTGGCTGTGTAATTTGCAAATAACAAGTTCATCATGGTAGTATCATGGAgtccaaataaaataaaggaacatgtgtgtgtattatttcCAAATAGTTCCTTTCAAATGACCTTTTTTGATGTACAAATACTCAGAGTAAATTATGAAATTAGTTGATTTATTTGAGGACAGCAGCACAACATTTCTGAACTGTAATCAAGTTTTTCATATTATACGAATAAATTAGGCAACTTTGTGCATCCCAGTTGGTTGAATTCTTGCCATTAGATGTCTAATGATCTCAACAGTTGcctatgaataaataaatctgctaaaaaataaataaatatataaatagtacaataaataaaaataaatacaactaaTAAATACctaaaagtcatttaaaaaaaaaacatcaaaactgtgTAAAAATGTATATCTGTTACATTCACTTGTCATAtctgtcatttcatttcatgtaaAAACAGTATCTCAGTCTGAGTAATAAGCTGCTCtgcacaaaagagaaaaaacagcccagtttctttatcttttctttgacttgttGAGCTGCATGAAGAAGACACGATACGGATTAAAAGGTGCCGAGGTCGAACCGTTCATTCGGCATATCTGGAAAAGGAACAGAGAGGGTTTGGAATTATGTCACATTATAGCCACTACTGTTGCAACAAGTTAACGGTAAGAATGCTCACACAGTCATAATTTTGCTCACTAACCAGTGGATTTGTTCTGTTTGGCCCCAGGTCCATGCTGTTCAGGTTTAACCTAAGTCCATCTATAACAGCCTTGCCCTCGTCATCCACCGTCACGTTGTTAAGAAGATGCATCAGCTCCCCGACATAGATGTGCACACAGGAGGACTGCAATGGAAAGATGACTTAGTGATTATACATGAAAATGCATGTGTCTTGAACTGAATCAACATAACAAGAGGAGCAACCAAGCTCTATCTAGATCTACAGAGTGCCGATGGTGAAAAGATGCAATACTTACTGCATGTTTCTTATGTT of the Sparus aurata chromosome 18, fSpaAur1.1, whole genome shotgun sequence genome contains:
- the LOC115568262 gene encoding D(1) dopamine receptor-like, encoding MDLMNFTTVIDSGFLEEAQSSRVLTGCFLSLLILTTLLGNMLVCAAVTKFRHLRSKVTNFFVISLAVSDLLVAILVMPWKAVTEIAGFWPFGSFCDTWVAFDIMCSTASILNLCVISLDRYWAISSPFRYERKMTPKVACVMISVAWTLSVLISFIPVQLNWHKAQTKPYTPHDGSPGLNATTYRSAENCDSSLNRTYAISTSLISFYIPVAIMVATYTQIYRIAHRQIRRISALERAAESAKNRHNSMGGGSSIAESESSFKMTFKRETKVLKTLSVIMGVFVCCWLPFFILNCMVPFCEQSSGGEAFPCISPTTFDVFVWFGWANSSLNPIIYAFNADFRKAFSILLGCHRLYPGGHNIETVSLNKK